CAAATCAGCACGTTGCTGCAATTGCTGAGCCAGCTGATTAATAAAGACAATTAAACGAGCGGCATACTCAATTGCGTTTACTCCATCCGGAGTCAGTGAAGAGTGAGCGTTTTTACCCTGTACCTCGCAGCAGAATGTATGAATTCCTTTATGTGCCACCACCATCTGCATCGATGTAGGTTCGCCAACAATACACGACTCAGGCTGTAGCCCCCTTCTCTCCAATTCTGCCAGCATCACCGGTGCACCCAAACATCCCACCTCCTCATCAAAAGACAAAGCAATATGCAAGGGTGCTTTCAGTCTCGCTGTCTGCATGGCAGGCACCACAGCAAGCACACTGGCAATAAAACCTTTCATGTCGCTGCTGCCTCTGCCATAAACACAGCCATCCCGCACATCGGCCACAAACGGGTCTGACTGCCAGTTCTGTCCATCCACCGGTACCACATCAGTATGGCCTGAAAATACCAATCCACCGGAAATACGACCATCTGTGGCAGGGATCGTTACAAACAGATTAGCCTTATCACCAGCAACATTTTGTGCCAGCCAAGGCGACAATTTCCGGCTTTCCAAATAATCTGCTACATAATTAATCAAGGCTAAATTACTCTGACGACTGGTGGTATCAAATGAAATGAGCTGACATAACCAGGAAAGGGTATCCACAAATAAATCTCCAAAGAATTTCCGGCTTAATAAGCCCCTATTTTATGCTTTTAACTTAGCATTGACATCAAACAATACACTGCTTGATGCTGATAATCGCTACAATATACCTTTACTGAAAGGCACCACACATGAAACAGCATTTTGATTTAGCAGGACATCCATATGTAGCTTTATGTGATTTACTCAAACTGACCGGACTGGCAGAAAGTGGAGGCCGAGCCAAACAAATGATTGCTGAAGGCCTGGTTCAACGTAATCAGCAGCCAGAGACACGTAAAACGGCCAAAATTATCGTCGGAGACTGTATCGGCGTGGGTAACACTGAAATCTACGTGATTAACACTCAGGTATGAATACGCTATCATCATTAACACCACCAGTACCACCGGAAGACTGGGAGTGCTGCAACAGCGATTGTGGCGAGGCCTGCGTCTGGCAGATTTATTATCGTGAAAAAGCCAACTATGAGGCACATCTGGCTCAACTCACCTCATCTTCTTGCGACCAATAATATTCATGAGTATTGATTTACATTGCCATTCAACCATTTCCGATGGGGTGCTGACTCCAGAAGAAGTCGTTCAACGTGCACATGCCAACGGTTGCACGATGCTGGCGCTGACTGACCACGACCACACCGGCGGACTGGCTGCAGCTCGTAAACAGGCAGAATTATGTGGCATCCAATTAATCAATGGCGTAGAAATTTCCGTAAGCTGGCGCGGGCGAACTATACACATCGTCGGCCTGAATATTGCACCTGAAGATGAGCTGTTGCAAACCTTGCTGCTGCGCCTACGCAGCGGCCGGCTACAACGATTACAGGCCATTGCCAATAAACTGGAAAAAAAAGGTATCAGGGGTGCCTATGAAGGCACACTGGCACAGGCCACTAATATTGACATGGTAACACGCACCCATATAGCTAATTTTCTGGTTAATAGCGGCCATGTAAATAAAAAAGCAGATGCTTTCCGCAAATATCTTGCCGATGGTAAATCGTGCAGTGTCCGTCATCAATGGGCAGAACTGACCGAGGTTGTTGCTGCCATTCGCCATGCAGGAGGCATTGCAGTGATAGCTCACCCCATGCGTTATGAACTTTCGGCCACGGCACGACGTAATCTGTTCAGTGAATTCAAAGCTTGTGGTGGAGTAGCTATAGAAGTACACAGTGGACGTTCCGGACTCAACGACCGTCTAAACTATGCCTTAATGGCACAACAATTCGGATTTTTGGCCAGCTGTGGCAGTGACTTTCATCGAGATGGTGATTTCGGCGGTGGCTTACTAGGCTGCTGCCCCGAATTACCACCTATCTGCGTACCAGTCTGGCATCATCTGACAGATTAACGGCATATGCGATTTAATTCAGACAAGTAAAATCTTATAGGCCTGGATCACCAAATGCATATTGACGGTTTTCTTAGTGCAAACACAGTTTATCAAGCATTGTGTTATTGCTGCAAAATACACTCGGTTTGCTGCCAGCCCAGAGGCACACAAACAATAATGCAAAATTGTTAAACCGTCTTCCCGCCTTTTATTCGAGGTCAATACAATTCAAATATTTGTATGCATAAAAACAGCGCATCATTCAACAAAGCAAATAAATTATACCGTTGGGCACCCTGACCATCATCAACGCATTACCTCAAACATAATAAAGCTACATTTCTAACGGATACTTGCATCATTTTTCTGATTATATTTCACAATCCATAGCAGTAATCACAAATAAGATAGCTGTTATACTGAGAGCATTTGGCTGGTTCAGCTAAACTCTTAATATAATCAACCCTGAGGATAAAGAATGAAATCTCGTGCCGCCGTGGCCTTCGCACCGGGTGAAGCATTAAAAATTGTAGAAGTTGATGTTGCACCGCCCAAAGCGGGAGAAGTTCTCGTCAGAATTACCCATACCGGTGTCTGTCATACCGATGCTTTTACTTTGTCAGGTGCCGATCCAGAGGGTGTATTTCCGACGATTTTAGGCCATGAAGGCGCCGGTATTGTGGTAGAAGTAGGTGCAGGGGTAACTTCGGTCAAACCAGGTGACCATGTAATTCCTCTTTATACAGCTGAGTGTGGCAAATGCTTGTTTTGCTGCTCAGGCAAAACCAATTTATGCACTGCTGTGCGCGCCACTCAGGGTAAAGGACTGATGCCAGATGGCACCACACGTTTTACCTATCAGGGTCATCCCATTTATCATTACATGGGCTGTTCTACATTTAGTGAATATACCGTTGTGGCGGAAGTTTCATTGGCCAAAATCAATCCAGCCGCCAGACCGGAAGAAGTGTGTCTGCTCGGCTGCGGCGTCACCACCGGCATTGGTGCGGTACACAACACGGCTAAAGTACAGGCAGGCGATAGTGTGGCCGTATTCGGGCTGGGCGGTATTGGATTGGCTGTGGTTCAAGGGGCACGGCTGGCTGGTGCTGGACGGATTATCGCCATTGATACCAATCCGGCCAAATTCACGCTAGCCAGACATTTCGGCGCTACCGAATGCATCAATCCTGATGATTATGAAGAGCCCATCCAGCAGGTTATTATCCGTCTCACCGAATGGGGTGTGGACCATAGCTTTGAATGCATCGGCAATGTGGACGTAATGCGAGCAGCACTAGAATGTGCTCATCGTGGCTGGGGGCAAAGTATTATCATCGGTGTAGCTGGTGCCGGACAGGAAATCGCCACACGCCCTTTTCAGCTGGTTACCGGACGTATTTGGAAAGGTTCTGCATTTGGCGGCGTGAAAGGACGATCACAACTTCCGCGTATGGTGGAAGAAGCCATGCAAGGCAAAATTGAGCTATCACCTTTCATTACCCATACCTTGCCACTAGCCGACATCAATCAGGCGTTTGAGCTAATGCACAGCGGAGAATCTATCCGCACCGTGATTTACTATTGAATCCACACCTTGCTATGGTTTCAATTTTAATCATAATACTGCGGTAAATCATATTCATCCAACGAGCAGAACGGATAAGCTACCATGACTGAAATCACACTGCTGAACAAACATAAACTTTTTAATGGCGAACAACGGCGCTACCAACATTACAGCCACTTCAACCACTGCAACATGACTTTTTCTATATATTTGCCATCACGTGCATTACAAGGGTACGCGCTGCCCGTAATCTATTGTCTTGCTGGCCTTACCTGCACTGATGAAAATTTTTCCATCAAAAGTGGTGCACAGCGTTTTGCTGCAGAGTGGGGCATCGTTCTGGTAATGCCCGATACTAGCCCACGCGGAGCAGAAGTTGCCAACGCCGATAGTTACAGTCTGGGACAGGGTGCCGGTTTCTACCTCAATGCCACTCAACAACCTTGGGCACAGCATTATCAAATGTACGATTATGTAGTCACAGAACTACCCGTACTTATCGAAAAGCATTTTCCTGTTACTAATCAGCGCAGCCTGTGTGGGCACAGCATGGGCGGCCATGGTGCATTAATGATTGCACTGAAAAATCCACAACGCTATCTTGCTGCATCAGCATTTGCTCCAATTGCCCATCCCATGAACTGTGCATGGGGACAAGAAGCATTTAGCACTTATCTGGGCAATAATCAGGCTGAATGGGCAGCTTACGACAGTACTGAGCTTATTCAGCTATACCCACCATCCTTACCCATTCTGATTGATCAAGGTAGTGTAGATGAATTTTACCCTGAACAATTACATCCTCAGGATTTCATAGTAGCAGCTAAAAGCAAAGGAACTGATATCCGTTATCACCTACGTGAACATTACGATCACAGTTATTATTTTGTCAGTACATTTATCGAAAGCCATATCAGCTTTCATGCTGAAGCATTCGGACTATAGGTCATCAGGCTTCAATCACAGATTCACGCGCAAAGGTTTTCTCACAATAATGACAGCGTAAACGGGTTTCGCCATGGCTCAACTGCACTGTAAAACGGCTTTGTACCGGTTCACCATGGCTGGCACAATTGCTGTTCGGACAGCAAAAAACCTCAGTAATGGCTTCTGGCAGTGTGAGCATGCGTTTACGCACTACTTTAAAATTTTCAATATCATTGACAGTTGCTCGAGGTGCAAACAAAGCCAGACGGTTAGCCGCTGCATCATCCAGAAAATGACCAGCTATTTTAATGATATCTTTGCTGCCACTGGACTGGCTACTCAGATTAAAACCCACTGTAACCGCATTACCGGAATGCAGCAACTTGAACTGGCGCAGAATATTCAGCCCCTGCCCTACCGGAATGTGATCAATTACCGTACCGTCTTTAATCGCCTCAATACTTAATCTGGTCTGATTCATCATTGCTTTAACCTCGTGCACTGTCCGCATCAGTTTCTTCATTCAAAATTGCTGCCAAAATCGCCTGACGCGCATACATACCATTATTCGCTTGCTGAAAATAATAAGCATGAATACTCTCATCGACATCCGCATGAATTTCATCTACCCGTGGTAAAGGATGCAGAATTCGCATATTCGGTTTTGCCTGCTTCAACATAGCCGCACAAAGACTAAAATGACCATTAATTCGTGCAAATTCTTGCTCATCAAACCGCTCCCGCTGTATGCGTGTCATATACACAATATCAGCCCAAGCCAGCGCTTCCTCAAGATTATCTGATGTGCGATAGACAACCCCGTCCTCGTCCAGCTGCTCACAGATATAATTTGGCATGGCCAGAGTGGGAGGAGATACAAAAATAAACTCACAGCCCCAGCGGCTCAGAGCCTGAGCCAGTGAGTGTACTGTGCGCCCATATTTCAAATCACCAACCATGGCAATCTTCAAATTCTGCAAGGTTCCCTGTGTTTCGTATATCGTCACTAAATCCAGTAAAGTTTGAGACGGATGCTGATTAGTACCATCACCAGCATTAATCACGGGAACATGAGCAAATTCACTAACAACACGTGCTGCACCGTCTTTAGGATGGCGCATAACGATTGCATCAGCATAATTACTGATAATTCGTGCCGTATCAGCCAAAGTTTCGCCCTTTTTGGCACTGGTATTGGCACCATCAGCAAAACCGATAACTTTTCCTCCCAGCCGTTGAATCGCCGTCTCAAACGACAACCGTGTTCGCGTAGAAGGCTCAAAAAAACACGAACCAATTAATCGTCCCTTCAACAACTCAGTCTGCGGCTGCCGCTTTAACTGCAACGCAAGCGTCAGTAAGAACTCCAGTTGCTCTGTGGATAAATCATTTATCGAAATAAAATGTTGGCGAAAAAGCGGATTAGCCATAATTTAACTTTCAGCATCTAACAACAGGCATAAAAAAACCCGCTTGGAAACGGGTATACATATGGTCATTAACTGTTCAAAAGCAACAACTGCTTCAGACACAACAATAAGCTGGCTGCAAATATTGTCATTATTCAGTTACTCCATATTAACTAAGTGAATTATCTCATAAACACTCCCACGGTAAAAGCCAGCCACTTTGAGTTACAATAAACAAATCATTGCCCATTTACTCCTGATTACATTGATTTACCATCAACTGGCACTGAACGTGCCCCTCTACCCACTGTTAACATACGCCCATCCAACCACCTTGCCGGCAGGAACAAGGGTAGCCGTACGCTTTCGCAACCGATTGGTAGCAGCCATAGTATGGGAAAGTGATATACAGCCGGAAATAGACCTTAGCAAAATACGACCCATTGAGAACATTTTATCGGATGGCTGGCAATTGCCCGCAGACTGGCGTGCACTACTTAGCTTTACTGCGCGCTATTATCATTATCCTCTTGGACAAGCCGTGATGGCGGCCCTACCCAAAGGTCTGCGTCAGCCTCAAGCCGTGCCATTACCGAAACAAGAACACATTTACAGCCTCAATGCCCTTGGACGCATCCAGCCAGCACCTCCGGCTCGTTATCATAAACAAAATGCATTATGGCAGAGACTATTAGCCGCTCCAGCCACTCTGCACCAGCTTAAAACCATACATACTCAGGCATCACAATATCTTAAACAGTGGCAACAACAAAACTGGATAGAAGCCAGTCACATACCGGCTTGTGGACCTGTACCGACCAGCCGGCATCAGCTCAATCAGCAACAGCAACTAGCCAGTGCAGAAGTACAAACCAGATGTGGACAATTTGCCCCATTTCTATTGTATGGCATTACTGGCAGTGGTAAAACCGAAGTCTATTTCGACATCATGGCCAATATAATGCAGCAAGGTAAACAGGTACTGTTTTTGCTGCCCGAAATCAACCTCACACCGCAGCTTATGCAACGGGTACGCCAGCGTTTTCCACATACAGTTACTACTATATTACACAGCCAGACCGCAGCCGGACAACGTACCACCAACTATCTTCAGGCAGCTCTGGGGCAGGCAGCTCTGGTTATCGGTACACGTCTGGCCATATTTACCCCCATGCCTAATCTAGGCCTGATTGTTGTCGACGAAGAGCACGATTATTCATTTAAACAAGAAAGCGAACTACGCTATCAGGCCCGTGACCTGGCTGTCTGGCGGGCGCGGCAGGCAGCTTGTCCAGTGGTACTGGGTAGTGCCACTCCGTCATTAGAAAGCTGGTATAAAACGCGGCACGGAGATTACCAATTACTGCAACTGAGCGAGCGGGCACACACCAACGCCCAATTGCCACAAATACATTTACTCGATATCCGCCGCTTACCACTGGATAATGGTATCAGCGATATCATCAAGCAAAAACTGCAAACCAATGTCGCTCGCGGTGGTTTAAGCATGGTTTACCTAAACCGAAGGGGTTTTGCCCCAGCTTTATTCTGCGATGCTTGCGGTCATACTTTCGGCTGCCCGAATTGCTCCGCCAAACTGGTTTTACATCAGCATGCAGGTCAGCTACGCTGCCATCATTGTGATTTTCACCAGCCCATACCCCCATCCTGCCCGGAATGTGGCAATCAGGACTTGACCGCCGTTGGACAAGGGACTCAGCGCATTGAAGAATACCTGCAGCATTTGCTCCCTAGTGCACGCATTCTGCGGGTAGACCGTGATAGCACAGCCCACCGACAAGACTGGTCGGAAATCTATCACACTATTATGCGTAAAGAAGTAGATGTACTGGTCGGCACCCAGATGCTGGCCAAAGGCCATGACTTTCCCCATCTCAATCTAGTGGTGGTTTTAAATGCAGACAACAGTCTCTATAGCGCTGATTTCCGTGCTCCTGAACGTTTATTTGCCGAATTAATGCAGGTAAGTGGCAGAGCCGGCAGAGCCGACTGCTCTGGTGAAGTATGGGTACAAACGCGTCAACCGGAACACAAAGTGTACCAAGCTTTGGCGGCACAGAATTATGTAACTTTCGCCACGGCAGAACTGGCAGAAAGACAAGAGCTGGGCATGCCGCCATTTAGTTATATAGCCGCCATCCGCGCAGACGCTCGCACCATGAATGAGGCGCAACAGCTTTTACGGCAAGCACAACAAGGAATCGAGCAGCAGCATGCCTTACCTGCCAATGTCAATGTGTTCGGTCCAGTACCGATGCTGATGGCCCGACTGGCTGGGTACGAACGCGCACAAGTATTTCTAGAAAGTAAAAACCGGCGCGACCTACACCACAGCATTTCATTATGGCAAAATTGGCTCCTGCATCTGGAAAAAAACAACCCTCATACACGTTGGCTAATAGATGTCGACCCACTGGAAATGTAGCTATACTCCATATATATCTTTTCCTGAGAGTTTGCTCAAGTCTATTCATACCAGACATGCGTTTCAAGTATCGGAACAACTAAACAGTCATTCTAATTTTCACAGTTACTCATAATTTACAAATATAATTATAAAAAAAACGGTCGCTAGCTAGGATAGCAAACGACCAGATTTATTCAAATAATTTGTTTAAGCGCGACCGGTCAGACCGTGCCATGCGCGCGAAAGCCAAGATTTCTGTTTTTTCTGACGCGTCACTTCATTACCATCATAACCAACTTGTGACTCTTTCGGAAATGCACCAAATGGTTTAACAGCATAATTTTCCAGTTTATAACCAGCATCCAGCGCCTCCTGATAATACTGATCAAACAATTCAACCAGATCCTTACGCGGATGAGGCAAAATATCACTGTCAAACCAATGTTTCTGACCAGCAGCGGTTAGACGCGGTATGGAGTATTTATGACTGAACTGCGTACCCATGTCTGAATAATGCAAAATTTTCATCTGTTCAATCGGCATCCCTTCTCCATCGACACAATTCCAAGCCGCCTTATAAGCCTGTACCCATTCCGGATGTTGCTTAAACTTTGCCATCATTTTCTTATGCGAATCAGGGTCAGCGCGCAAACTAGCCAGCTCAGGCAAAATCGATTTAGCTTTGGCGCAATCCCAGACACAAGTACACAATCGAGTAAATCGTTTACCCTTAGCATGATCATGTACTTCTTTAGCCGCAACAATCGCTTCGCCTTCAATCGGATGTGCCCACAATTCCGCTATATCAGCCAATACAATCATATCCGCATCCATATAAATGGCGCGTCCCTCATAATTACAGGCGGCTGGGATCCCCCAGCGAAAACCGGAAAATGGCGTTGCCCACTTTTCTGTATGCCAGCCTGCACCCGTTTGTGGATCAGAATACCACGGACTTTTCGGATCATGACTTAATTGCATCCAGACGATTTCTACCGGCCGCGATGTGTGTTTGTGGATACTGTAATCCACCACCATCATCTGCTCCAGATCACAGTTATTCGGGTCACAACCCACAAAAACCTTAATAACATCGTTGCTCATGCATAGACTCCCGATTTTGCTTACATTTTGAGAATAATTGTAATATTACAGCAAAAAATACCAAGGCAAATGATAAAAATAATCAAATAACACTTGATTTGGGGCAAATAATGCCACAACACTAGACTAAAATTTGCCACATCTGAATCATAACTCACTACGAAATACTAACTTTCAGCCTACCCAAACCATACTTAACCAACATTATCAGCCACTGTCTTAAAAATATTATAAGACTCAAGCAACTTATCCATATCATAAATATAGCTGACTGCCATCACTTCATCCGGCTGCAAACGCAAGACATATCCTTCTAACTGCTGCCTAACTGTTTCTGGTGCGCCCAATAAAGTACAAGCGGTAAAATTTCGTACGTAGGCTTCTTCTTCAGCTGTCCACAAACCATCCATAGACGGTACTGGCTGATGCAGCGCTTTCCGATTATTCCGAATCAGCCCCAGCACAGACTGCAACTGCGTCGTTTGTAAATAAAGAGCCTCATCATCAGTAGCAGCCGCCACCAGATTTAGACAGAGCATAAAAAAAGGTGCAGCCAGTTGAGCAGACGGCTGGAATCGCTCACGGTAAATAGCAGCTGCTTCATCCAGAAAACGCGGAGCAAAATGCGCCGCAAAGACATAAGGCAAACCCAGACTGGCTGCAAGATATGCACTGTCAGTGCTAGAACCCAATATATATAAGGGAATATGAGTGCCCATACCCGGATAAGCCTTTACTAACCCCTGCTGTTGCTCATCACCTAGATAACGTTGCAACTGCACCACATCATCCGCAAATTTAAGCGAAACATCGTTCAACTGGCGCCTCAGAGCAGCAGCGGTTACTCTGTCTGTTCCAGGCGCTCGCCCCAGCCCTAGATCAACTCGGTGCGGATAAATTGTAGCTAGAGTGCCATATTGTTCAGCCACCAGCAACGGACTATGGTTAGGCAACATCACACCGCCACTGCCTACACGAATATGATGCGTATGGCTCAGCGTATGGCCGATCAATATCTGTGTCGCCGAACTGACCACCATCGGCATATTATGATGTTCAGCAATCCAGTAGCGTACAAACCCCAGCTGTTCGGCTACCTGTGCCAGACGCAACATATCCCGTATTGCCGAAGCTGCCGTACCATTGTCTCGACGCGGCACCAGATTCAAAATTGAAACAGGTATCGCCATAAAACTTCCCGTCTTTAAAATACACAACAGAGACTAAGTTATTCCGTTCTTCACCAAATTACAAATATATTCAATTCAAATACAAAAAAACCACTGCAGGAAACATGCAGCGGTTTAAAAAAAACTGATAACAAATTATTCTGGCAGTAGTTCAATTTTACTAGGGTCCCGACCTTGCTGCTTCAACGATACCACTGAAGTAAACAGCATATCACTGGAAGAATTCAGAACAGTTTCGGCAGAATCCTGAATCTCGCTGATAACAAAGCCAATGGCCACAACCTGAGCTGCAATGGCTGGATCAATTCCGAACATGCTACACGCTACTGGAATCAGCAGTAATGAACCTCCCGGTACACCGGAAGCACCAAGTGCACATACTGTAGCCAAAATACTCAGCAATAATGTTTGAATAAAGCTTACATCCATACCCAAAGTATGCACAGTAGCCATCGTCATCGTCGTAATTGTAATAGCTGCACCATTCATACTCATCGTTACACCCAAAGGAATAGAAAGTGAGTATATTTCTTCGGGCAACTGCATACGCTGAGCCAGACGAATATTTACTGGAATATTGGCGGCCGAACTACGAGTAAAAAACGCCGTAATGCCACTATAACGCAGGCATGTAAATACCAGTGGATAAGGATTTTTACGGAAATTCAAAAACACAATCAGTGGATTGATTACCAAGGCCACAAATACCATCAAACCAAGTAATACTCCAATCAACTCAAGATAATTTTTTAATTTAGCCAGACCATCACTAGTAAAATGCGAAGCCACCAAACCTAGAACTCCGTAAGGGGCAATGGCCACCACCAGCCGTACTACCCAGATAGTTGCATCAGACCAGTTTTTAATTACCGATTTAGTTGCTTCACTACTGTGACGTAAAGCAATACCCAATGCCGTCGACCACGCTAAGATACTGAGGAAATTGCCAGTAGCCAATGCATCGATCGGATTATCCACAAACTTAAGGATAATATTCATCAGAATCTCAGCTACACCTTCGGGCGGTTTCTCGGAAGCCGGCGGCACATCCATCACCAAATGCAGTGGATACAAATAACTCACCGTTGAAGCCAGTATTGCAGAAATCAGCACCGTTATAGCATACAGCCAAGCCACCGACTTAATACTGGAAACATTATCAAACTTATTATTGACAATCGAAGATATCACCAGTACGAAAACCAGAATAGGTGCAGCAGCACGCAAAGCCTGAATGAATACCCTGCCAAGAAATTCCAGTTTAACCCCGTATTGCGGTAAAAAAGCCGCGATAAACGCGCCAATAATCATACACACTAACATGCGTACAATCAGATTACTCTTAAACAATATCCATAAAAGTTTCTTCATTTACAATCCTTAGTTACAGCCGGATAAAACATATGTAAAACAGATTAAAAACCATCCAGCCATGCATAAAAATTCATTACACCAAATCAAGTTTTTAAATCCATTTCCATCCACCTCCACAACAGCCTAAACTTAACAGAAAACCATTACAACTTAGCAGCTGGATAACAAGTTTAGCATTAAAATAGCCTGAACCTACGAATAAACATATAACAACCAAAAGAGTTAAAAAACAGCAGCTCTTAATTAACTCAACTCAAATAGATCAAGCAGCCCAAAATACTAAAATGCTATACTGCAAACCTCAAAATCGCCCGATACAGCAATCAATGAACAAAGCTTCACAAAATTACATATTATGTATGAAATGGGGGCAGAAATATGGCGCGGAATATGTCAACCGACTATATCACATGGTAAAACGTAATCTGACCCTGCCATTTACCATGATTTGCCTGACAGATGACGCGAGCGGCATTCATCCTGCAATTCAATGCCATCCACTGATACCATTAAACTTGCCTGCAGGCTTACCAGAACGCGGCTGGAATAAACTTACCACTTTTAGTGCCAACCTGTTTGGTTTACAAGGCACAGCCCTATTTCTAGATATAGATATCGTTATCATCGATAACATTGATTGCTTCTTCACCCAGCCATCCAGCCGTCCCGATGAAGTCTGGATTATCCGTGACTGGAAAAAACCTTGGCGCAAAGTTGGCAACAGTTCTGTTTATAGATTTCAAATTGGTGCAATACCAGATTTAATGGATTATTTTCGCAATCATTTTCAACAAATCCGGCAACAATTCCGCCATGAACAGGCTTTTTTAT
This portion of the Snodgrassella alvi genome encodes:
- the argE gene encoding acetylornithine deacetylase, translated to MDTLSWLCQLISFDTTSRQSNLALINYVADYLESRKLSPWLAQNVAGDKANLFVTIPATDGRISGGLVFSGHTDVVPVDGQNWQSDPFVADVRDGCVYGRGSSDMKGFIASVLAVVPAMQTARLKAPLHIALSFDEEVGCLGAPVMLAELERRGLQPESCIVGEPTSMQMVVAHKGIHTFCCEVQGKNAHSSLTPDGVNAIEYAARLIVFINQLAQQLQQRADLDHAFDVPFATVSTGLIRGGTAINIVPDYCAFEFDYRNLPHMTVDELIEPIRQYISTQLLPAMRKVAPEAAIKLNHVVNVPPLNDANNHYLHKLIAGLVDVEQQAKVAYATEGGQFQNSGINTVVCGPGSITVAHKANEYIELEQLSRCDVFLRKLIQILSM
- a CDS encoding RNA-binding S4 domain-containing protein, translating into MKQHFDLAGHPYVALCDLLKLTGLAESGGRAKQMIAEGLVQRNQQPETRKTAKIIVGDCIGVGNTEIYVINTQV
- a CDS encoding oxidoreductase-like domain-containing protein, with the translated sequence MNTLSSLTPPVPPEDWECCNSDCGEACVWQIYYREKANYEAHLAQLTSSSCDQ
- a CDS encoding PHP domain-containing protein — encoded protein: MSIDLHCHSTISDGVLTPEEVVQRAHANGCTMLALTDHDHTGGLAAARKQAELCGIQLINGVEISVSWRGRTIHIVGLNIAPEDELLQTLLLRLRSGRLQRLQAIANKLEKKGIRGAYEGTLAQATNIDMVTRTHIANFLVNSGHVNKKADAFRKYLADGKSCSVRHQWAELTEVVAAIRHAGGIAVIAHPMRYELSATARRNLFSEFKACGGVAIEVHSGRSGLNDRLNYALMAQQFGFLASCGSDFHRDGDFGGGLLGCCPELPPICVPVWHHLTD
- a CDS encoding S-(hydroxymethyl)glutathione dehydrogenase/class III alcohol dehydrogenase, whose amino-acid sequence is MKSRAAVAFAPGEALKIVEVDVAPPKAGEVLVRITHTGVCHTDAFTLSGADPEGVFPTILGHEGAGIVVEVGAGVTSVKPGDHVIPLYTAECGKCLFCCSGKTNLCTAVRATQGKGLMPDGTTRFTYQGHPIYHYMGCSTFSEYTVVAEVSLAKINPAARPEEVCLLGCGVTTGIGAVHNTAKVQAGDSVAVFGLGGIGLAVVQGARLAGAGRIIAIDTNPAKFTLARHFGATECINPDDYEEPIQQVIIRLTEWGVDHSFECIGNVDVMRAALECAHRGWGQSIIIGVAGAGQEIATRPFQLVTGRIWKGSAFGGVKGRSQLPRMVEEAMQGKIELSPFITHTLPLADINQAFELMHSGESIRTVIYY
- the fghA gene encoding S-formylglutathione hydrolase — protein: MTEITLLNKHKLFNGEQRRYQHYSHFNHCNMTFSIYLPSRALQGYALPVIYCLAGLTCTDENFSIKSGAQRFAAEWGIVLVMPDTSPRGAEVANADSYSLGQGAGFYLNATQQPWAQHYQMYDYVVTELPVLIEKHFPVTNQRSLCGHSMGGHGALMIALKNPQRYLAASAFAPIAHPMNCAWGQEAFSTYLGNNQAEWAAYDSTELIQLYPPSLPILIDQGSVDEFYPEQLHPQDFIVAAKSKGTDIRYHLREHYDHSYYFVSTFIESHISFHAEAFGL
- the pyrI gene encoding aspartate carbamoyltransferase regulatory subunit, whose protein sequence is MNQTRLSIEAIKDGTVIDHIPVGQGLNILRQFKLLHSGNAVTVGFNLSSQSSGSKDIIKIAGHFLDDAAANRLALFAPRATVNDIENFKVVRKRMLTLPEAITEVFCCPNSNCASHGEPVQSRFTVQLSHGETRLRCHYCEKTFARESVIEA
- the pyrB gene encoding aspartate carbamoyltransferase, with the protein product MANPLFRQHFISINDLSTEQLEFLLTLALQLKRQPQTELLKGRLIGSCFFEPSTRTRLSFETAIQRLGGKVIGFADGANTSAKKGETLADTARIISNYADAIVMRHPKDGAARVVSEFAHVPVINAGDGTNQHPSQTLLDLVTIYETQGTLQNLKIAMVGDLKYGRTVHSLAQALSRWGCEFIFVSPPTLAMPNYICEQLDEDGVVYRTSDNLEEALAWADIVYMTRIQRERFDEQEFARINGHFSLCAAMLKQAKPNMRILHPLPRVDEIHADVDESIHAYYFQQANNGMYARQAILAAILNEETDADSARG
- a CDS encoding primosomal protein N' yields the protein MIYHQLALNVPLYPLLTYAHPTTLPAGTRVAVRFRNRLVAAIVWESDIQPEIDLSKIRPIENILSDGWQLPADWRALLSFTARYYHYPLGQAVMAALPKGLRQPQAVPLPKQEHIYSLNALGRIQPAPPARYHKQNALWQRLLAAPATLHQLKTIHTQASQYLKQWQQQNWIEASHIPACGPVPTSRHQLNQQQQLASAEVQTRCGQFAPFLLYGITGSGKTEVYFDIMANIMQQGKQVLFLLPEINLTPQLMQRVRQRFPHTVTTILHSQTAAGQRTTNYLQAALGQAALVIGTRLAIFTPMPNLGLIVVDEEHDYSFKQESELRYQARDLAVWRARQAACPVVLGSATPSLESWYKTRHGDYQLLQLSERAHTNAQLPQIHLLDIRRLPLDNGISDIIKQKLQTNVARGGLSMVYLNRRGFAPALFCDACGHTFGCPNCSAKLVLHQHAGQLRCHHCDFHQPIPPSCPECGNQDLTAVGQGTQRIEEYLQHLLPSARILRVDRDSTAHRQDWSEIYHTIMRKEVDVLVGTQMLAKGHDFPHLNLVVVLNADNSLYSADFRAPERLFAELMQVSGRAGRADCSGEVWVQTRQPEHKVYQALAAQNYVTFATAELAERQELGMPPFSYIAAIRADARTMNEAQQLLRQAQQGIEQQHALPANVNVFGPVPMLMARLAGYERAQVFLESKNRRDLHHSISLWQNWLLHLEKNNPHTRWLIDVDPLEM